A region of Blattabacterium cuenoti STAT DNA encodes the following proteins:
- a CDS encoding DUF192 domain-containing protein yields the protein MIYSSERIYQDSDMDNMYLDIGNLLEIEFIKDGELYLKNNNNVIKKIDIELADLDTEKKNGLKYRSFLKENRGMLFLLKDQEEYKQIDMKDMRISLDIVYINQFNTVVFVNKYVNPMMKDIEYRNFSSTIKYVLEINAGMANKWGIKEGVTKIIWMG from the coding sequence TTGATATATTCTTCCGAAAGAATATATCAAGATTCTGATATGGATAACATGTATTTAGATATCGGTAATTTGCTAGAAATAGAATTTATTAAAGATGGAGAACTATATTTAAAAAACAACAACAATGTTATAAAAAAAATAGATATAGAGTTAGCAGATTTAGATACAGAAAAAAAAAATGGACTAAAATATAGGTCTTTTCTAAAAGAAAATAGAGGAATGTTATTTCTTTTGAAAGATCAAGAAGAATATAAGCAGATAGATATGAAAGACATGCGGATATCTTTAGATATTGTATATATTAATCAATTTAACACTGTCGTTTTTGTAAATAAATATGTTAACCCAATGATGAAAGATATAGAATATCGAAATTTTTCTTCAACTATAAAATATGTTTTAGAAATCAATGCTGGAATGGCAAATAAATGGGGAATAAAAGAAGGAGTAACAAAAATTATTTGGATGGGTTAA
- the lgt gene encoding prolipoprotein diacylglyceryl transferase yields the protein MKTLEYISWNPIQKIPLWKGFFIHIYSIMFLISFLLGWYIMKYIYKKDNIHEKYLDPLFIFTFLGTFIGARLGHILFYDFSYFSDHWIEVFLPIKKNNQNFFLGFIKGYEFTGYRGLSSHGATIGIILSNLFYSKKILKKKSFIWLCDRLCIPISISAVFIRIGNFFNSEIVGKPCNEKLPWAVKFMKMDTEYGKIVPRHPAQIYESIAYLSIFLSLFYFYKKREKKYYDGFLSGIFFIFLWSIRFLLEFFKEPQGAEFINFLSINTGQWLSIPFVMLGFFFLNVSRIKKYFFSW from the coding sequence ATGAAAACATTAGAATATATTAGTTGGAATCCTATTCAAAAAATTCCTTTGTGGAAAGGTTTTTTTATTCATATTTATAGTATAATGTTTTTAATTTCTTTTTTATTAGGATGGTATATAATGAAGTATATTTATAAAAAAGATAATATACATGAAAAATATTTAGATCCTTTATTCATTTTTACTTTTCTTGGAACCTTTATAGGCGCAAGATTAGGTCATATTTTATTCTATGATTTTTCATATTTTTCAGACCATTGGATCGAAGTTTTTTTACCTATAAAAAAAAATAATCAAAATTTCTTTTTAGGATTTATAAAAGGTTATGAATTTACTGGTTATAGAGGTTTATCTAGTCATGGAGCTACCATAGGTATTATTTTATCTAATCTATTTTATAGTAAAAAAATCCTTAAAAAAAAATCTTTTATTTGGTTATGTGATAGATTGTGTATTCCTATATCAATATCTGCTGTTTTTATTAGGATAGGAAATTTTTTTAATTCTGAAATAGTAGGGAAACCATGTAATGAAAAATTGCCTTGGGCAGTAAAATTTATGAAAATGGATACGGAATATGGGAAAATAGTACCTAGACATCCTGCACAAATCTATGAATCTATTGCTTATCTATCAATTTTCTTATCCCTTTTTTATTTTTATAAAAAAAGAGAAAAAAAATATTATGATGGATTTTTATCCGGTATTTTTTTTATTTTTCTTTGGTCTATACGTTTTTTACTTGAATTTTTTAAAGAACCTCAAGGAGCAGAATTTATAAATTTTTTATCTATAAATACAGGACAATGGCTTAGTATTCCTTTTGTTATGTTAGGATTTTTTTTTCTTAATGTATCAAGAATTAAAAAATATTTTTTTTCATGGTAA
- the yidD gene encoding membrane protein insertion efficiency factor YidD produces MKIIKFFFIKIIKIYQIGISPWIGNNCRYIPTCSNYMILSLKRYQFFKAIFRGTIRIIKCNPWGPSVYGPKKFTE; encoded by the coding sequence ATGAAAATTATAAAATTTTTTTTCATAAAAATTATAAAAATTTATCAAATAGGAATATCTCCATGGATCGGTAATAATTGTAGATATATTCCAACTTGTTCAAACTACATGATTTTGTCATTAAAAAGATATCAATTTTTTAAAGCTATCTTTAGAGGTACAATAAGGATCATTAAATGTAATCCTTGGGGCCCATCGGTTTATGGTCCTAAAAAATTCACTGAATGA
- the sufB gene encoding Fe-S cluster assembly protein SufB, which translates to MKKNNKILESFTKSEYKYGFYTPIESDKIPSGLNEDVIRKITEKKKEPTWMLDWRLESYQIWKKMKAPIWANIKYQIPNFQEISYYSAPKNKIDFNHYEKIDPELINTFNKLGVPIEEKKNSSDVATDIVLDSVSLTTTFQKKLEDKGIIFCSINEALKKYPNFIKKYLGSVVSKKDNFYAALNSAVFSDGSFCYIPKGIRCPMELSTYFRINENKTGQFERTLIIADKDSYVSYLEGCTAPQRKENQLHAAVVEIIALENAEVKYSTVQNWFPGNKKGEGGVFNFVTKRGLCEKRAKISWIQVETGSSITWKYPSCILKGDFSMGNFYSLALTKDFQQADTGTKMIHIGKHTKSVILSKGVSAGKAQNNYRGLVKITSQAAHSRNFSQCDSLLIGDECGAHTFPYIHVYNSTSKVEHEATTSKIGENQIFYCNQRGINTEKAISLIVHGFSNEILKKLPMEFAIEAKKLLEVSLEGSVG; encoded by the coding sequence ATGAAAAAAAATAATAAAATACTAGAAAGTTTTACTAAATCTGAATATAAATACGGATTCTATACTCCAATAGAATCGGATAAAATCCCATCGGGATTAAATGAAGATGTTATTCGAAAAATAACAGAAAAAAAAAAGGAACCTACATGGATGTTGGATTGGAGATTAGAATCCTATCAGATATGGAAAAAAATGAAAGCTCCAATATGGGCAAATATAAAATATCAAATTCCTAATTTTCAGGAAATTAGTTATTATTCTGCTCCAAAAAATAAGATAGATTTTAATCATTATGAAAAAATAGATCCAGAGTTAATAAATACGTTTAATAAATTAGGGGTTCCTATAGAGGAAAAAAAAAATTCTTCAGATGTAGCAACAGATATAGTATTAGATTCCGTTTCTTTAACTACTACATTTCAAAAGAAATTAGAAGATAAAGGTATTATATTTTGTTCTATTAACGAAGCTTTAAAAAAATATCCAAATTTTATAAAAAAATATTTAGGTTCAGTTGTTTCGAAAAAAGATAATTTTTATGCAGCTCTAAATTCAGCTGTATTTTCAGACGGTTCTTTTTGTTATATTCCAAAAGGAATCCGTTGTCCTATGGAATTATCCACTTATTTTCGTATTAACGAAAATAAAACCGGTCAGTTTGAAAGAACTTTAATTATTGCAGATAAGGATTCCTATGTGAGTTATTTAGAAGGTTGTACGGCTCCACAAAGAAAAGAAAATCAATTACATGCGGCTGTAGTAGAGATTATAGCATTGGAAAATGCTGAAGTTAAATATTCTACCGTTCAAAACTGGTTTCCCGGAAATAAAAAAGGAGAAGGAGGTGTTTTCAATTTTGTCACAAAACGCGGATTATGTGAAAAAAGAGCAAAAATATCCTGGATACAAGTGGAAACAGGTTCTTCAATAACCTGGAAATATCCGTCTTGTATTTTAAAAGGAGACTTTTCCATGGGAAATTTTTATTCCTTAGCTTTAACTAAAGATTTTCAACAAGCAGATACAGGAACTAAAATGATTCACATAGGAAAACATACTAAAAGTGTTATTTTATCGAAAGGAGTATCTGCTGGAAAAGCTCAAAATAATTATAGAGGATTAGTAAAAATTACTTCTCAAGCGGCTCATTCTCGTAATTTTTCTCAATGTGATTCTTTATTAATTGGAGATGAATGTGGTGCTCATACGTTTCCATATATTCATGTATACAATTCAACTTCTAAAGTTGAACATGAAGCTACAACTTCAAAAATTGGAGAAAACCAAATTTTTTACTGTAATCAAAGAGGAATCAATACAGAAAAAGCAATTTCTTTAATTGTTCATGGTTTTAGTAATGAAATTTTGAAAAAACTTCCTATGGAATTTGCAATAGAAGCTAAAAAACTTTTAGAAGTTTCTTTAGAAGGATCTGTTGGATAA
- a CDS encoding HesB/IscA family protein: MVFISEEAKNKLISIMKKEGLSHHVSFIRFGVKTGGCSGLSYELTFDQKKQEGDSIFQYKEMKILIDQNSIPYLEGTTLEYSDGLSGKGFYFNNPKAKHTCGCGKSFSSS, from the coding sequence ATGGTTTTTATATCAGAAGAAGCTAAAAATAAATTAATTTCTATTATGAAAAAAGAAGGACTTTCTCACCATGTTTCGTTTATTAGATTTGGAGTAAAAACTGGAGGATGTTCAGGTTTATCTTATGAACTTACTTTTGATCAAAAAAAACAAGAGGGAGATAGTATTTTTCAATACAAAGAAATGAAAATATTGATAGATCAAAATAGTATTCCTTATTTAGAAGGAACGACATTAGAATATTCAGATGGACTAAGCGGAAAAGGGTTTTATTTTAATAATCCGAAAGCAAAACATACTTGTGGTTGCGGAAAAAGTTTTTCATCATCATGA